Sequence from the Christiangramia fulva genome:
GGCTATAACCGTGCAGGTAGAATTATTGATCAACTGGAAGCCGCAGGCATTGTTGGCCCTTTTGAAGGAAGCAAGGCACGGCAGGTTTTAGTAAGCGATCTTGCGGCGCTCGATCAGCTATTAAATGAAGAACCAAACAATTAAAAACTCACAATGAAAAAATTAGTATTTATCCTGGCTGCGATCATGGCCTTTAATGTGCAGGCACAAAATTCGAAACCGGCAGAGAAACTTCTGAATGAAGTTTCAAAAAAAGTGAAATCGTATGATAATATGGTGATCGAATTTAAGTACGCCCTGGATAATAGCAAAGAAAATGTGCACCAGGAAACGCGTGGAGATGTAAGCATCGATGGGGACAAATATGTTCTGAACCTGATGGGAACCACGCAGATGTTCGATGGTAAAAAAATATATACCATCATCCCAGAAGATGAAGAGATCAATATTTCAAACTATTCTGAAGATGATACCAACAGCATTACCCCTTCAAAAATGTTCACTTTTTATGAAGACGGGTATAACTATGATATGGATATCACCCAGAATGTCAACGGCAGGGAGATCCAGTATGTGAAACTCACTCCTAAAGACAGCAATGCCGAGATCAAGAATATCCTGCTTGGAATAGACAAACAAACAAAGAATATTTATAATCTTATCCAAACCCAGGAAAACGGCACTAAAGTAACAATTACTGTAAAAAGCTTTAAAACCGATCAACCGCTTGCAAAAAATCTTTTTACTTTTGACGAGGATCGATACAGTAATTATTACATCAACCGTTTAGACTAATTTGAAAATACTTGACCGGTACATACTAACCAGTTACCTAAAAACATTCTTTTCGGTCTTCATCATACTCATGTTCATTTTTGTGCTCCAGACCATCTGGCTGTACATTGGTGAATTGGCAGGGAAAGACCTGGATATTGGGGTAATTTTAAAATTCCTCCTTTATTTTTCACCAAAACTGGTACCCCTGGTAT
This genomic interval carries:
- a CDS encoding LolA family protein — its product is MKKLVFILAAIMAFNVQAQNSKPAEKLLNEVSKKVKSYDNMVIEFKYALDNSKENVHQETRGDVSIDGDKYVLNLMGTTQMFDGKKIYTIIPEDEEINISNYSEDDTNSITPSKMFTFYEDGYNYDMDITQNVNGREIQYVKLTPKDSNAEIKNILLGIDKQTKNIYNLIQTQENGTKVTITVKSFKTDQPLAKNLFTFDEDRYSNYYINRLD